A window of the Lolium perenne isolate Kyuss_39 chromosome 7, Kyuss_2.0, whole genome shotgun sequence genome harbors these coding sequences:
- the LOC127318008 gene encoding uncharacterized protein has translation MAARGLRGVRDDLSELGRHLLDIACFLHPLLNPAHTDSPPSTPTRARRRARSPSPRPATPPSPSPSILAGILADLAEIGGSFRVGFSGRALPDRQPPPARSLPVPDSPPHAAAAAASGVADGVLGAARALAARPEAWIDFPVLALDENATISDIERDHMEVIEKLVPDLASLRARLCPSYMDQDVFWKIYFRLLESTLSEHSSEEDNQNVQSSVHHVNEIESPPHVCEIESEKSIHEGYQSSESQALTKTRSEQSIDQWVFAKSKSETSMDQWSEVPSDVESFREGKKYLSSEAEDMSDVDNSNVVVMDKYMDSLLPFRRNLPYASSSVRRDSVRRKPASSPDYTHRPPQPTPPASLSKKESWDLIQDSEFDILDS, from the exons ATGGCGGCGCGCGGCCTGCGCGGCGTCCGCGACGACCTCTCGGAGCTGGGCCGCCACCTGCTCGATATCGCCTGCTTCCTCCACCCGCTCCTCAACCCGGCCCACACCGACTCGCCGCCATCCACCCCCacccgcgcgcgccgccgtgcCCGCTCCCCGTCCCCGCGCCCCGCAACCCCGCCCTCGCCGTCCCCCTCCATCCTCGCGGGCATCCTCGCCGACCTCGCCGAGATCGGCGGCTCCTTCCGCGTCGGCTTCTCCGGCCGGGCCCTCCCCGACCGCCAGCCGCCGCCAGCCCGCTCCCTCCCCGTCCCGGACTCCCCGCCCCACGCCGCTGCCGCTGCTGCTTCTGGCGTCGCCGATGGTGTCCTCGGAGCGGCCCGCGCGCTCGCCGCCAGGCCCGAGGCCTGGATTGACTTCCCCGTGCTCGCGCTCGACGAGA ATGCTACAATCTCTGACATCGAGAGAGATCACATGGAAGTCATCGAGAAACTTGTCCCCGATTTAGCATCTCTCAGGGCTAGGCTCTGCCCTTCCTACATGGATCAAGATGTATTctggaagatatacttcaggctgctTGAGTCAACCCTTAGCGAGCATAGTTCAGAG GAAGACAACCAGAATGTTCAAAGTTCTGTGCATCACGTAAATGAGATAGAGTCTCCACCTCATGTCTGTGAGATAGAAAGCGAGAAAAGCATTCATGAGGGTTATCAATCTTCAGAAAGTCAGGCATTGACCAAAACACGATCTGAGCAAAGCATTGACCAATGGGTGTTTGCAAAGTCAAAATCAGAGACGAGCATGGATCAGTGGTCTGAAGTACCTTCAGATGTCGAGTCTTTTAGAGAAGGTAAAAAATACCTCAGTAGTGAGGCCGAGGACATGAGTGACGTTGACAACTCCAATGTTGTTGTCATGGACAAATACATGGATTCGCTCCTACCATTTCGGAGGAACCTCCCATACGCCAGTTCCTCTGTGCGAAGGGATTCGGTAAGAAGAAAGCCTGCTTCCTCCCCTGACTATACCCACCGACCTCCGCAACCCACCCCGCCTGCATCGCTGTCGAAGAAGGAATCTTGGGATCTCATTCAGGATTCAGAGTTCGACATACTTGACAGTTAG
- the LOC139833161 gene encoding uncharacterized protein: protein MAEDLPPVEVTGRRRGGGFGVDSVHFHEFSCSESEGVGEELERWTLPWRSCLWRDHRIEEAVGASASGRPGFLQPPFQKLIARDLPNNEWRFLHIFRVPILQSW, encoded by the exons ATGGCGGAGGATCTACCACCTGTGGAGGTCACGGGCCGGAGGAGGGGCGGTGGTTTTGGTGTGGATTCCGTACACTTCCACGAGTTCTCTTGTTCTGAGAGTGAGGGAGTAGGCGAGGAGTTGGAGAGGTGGACTcttccatggcgtagctgcctgtGGAGAGACCACCGTATCGAGGAGGCGGTAGGAGCTAGTGCCTCCGGCCGGCCGG GATTTCTGCAGCCTCCATTCCAGAAGCTGATCGCTAGGGACCTGCCTAATAATGAATGGAGATTTCTCCACATATTCCGTG